One genomic segment of Nonomuraea coxensis DSM 45129 includes these proteins:
- a CDS encoding non-ribosomal peptide synthetase — MTIDDTRAKPRSSVEDVWPLSPLQEGMLYHTALDDDGPDTYTVQTVYGIDGPLDADRLRASWQALVDRHAALRACFRYVSGAQMVQVIARDAEIPWRETDLSGLPDDVLDGEVDRLAADELAERLPIEAAPLMKLHLIRLGPASHRLVHTLHHVLLDGWSMPILHRELAAIYAAGGDASGLPPAVSYRDYLAWLGRQDKEAARAAWRAEFAGLDTPTLVAPADPARVPDMGTAVIELSAELTDRLARLARGHGLTVNTVVQGAWAMVLSQLAGRTDVVFGATASGRPAELAGVESMVGQLLNTLPVRVRLEGGRRVVEVLAELQRSQSALMAHQHLGLQEVRAAVGPGAVFDTLVIYENFPRQGLGRAEENGGLALRPVRRGRNSSHYPFTLITGPGEEMPLILDYDRGLFDQAAAESVVGALARVLERLVAEPGVLVGRLTLLSEAERALVVEDWNATAGPEPGKSVIEMFGRRVATAPDAVAITDAGGADLTYAEVDQASNRLARYLAGRGIGRGDRVGVAMDRSADLLIAFLAIWKAGAAYVPVDVEYPAERIAYVLADSGVSTVLCTRATSGVAPENAIVLDAPETRAAVGGCAATPPEIRLSADDLAYVMYTSGSTGLPKGVGVPHGAVAGLAGDEGWQVGPGDGVLMHATHVFDPSLYAMWVPLAMGGRVVLTEPGVLDARGVRQAVGRGVSFVHLTAGTFRALAESSPECFAGLVEIGTGGDVVPAQSVENLRRALPGLRVRNTYGPTETTLCATWKPIEPGETVGRELPIGRPMTNRRIYILDPFLRPVAPGVTGELYIAGTGLARGYLGRPGLTAERFVAVPASVAPSSPGERMYRTGDLARWNRDGEVVFAGRTDDQVKIRGYRVELGEVEAVLAAQPGVVEAVVMAREDQPGEKRLVGYFISDGTDAGPAEIRRRMSLVLPAYMVPLALVALPALPVTPNGKVDRRALPAPDLVGRAPDKAQESETEKVLCALFAEILGVDRVGVDDAFHDLGGSSALAMRLIARIREELGADLPIRQLFSAATPAGIARALAAKSRPALEPAERPGLVPVTARQLSTWLLASPGEEAAGLHASVALRLRGRLDVPALEAALGDVAARHEILRTTFPGHAQSVHQHIHDALPVDLTPVPATEEELPRLLAGLRESVFDLTREVPWRSDLFELSGKEHILHLMVHRILADDDSLNVFLRDLAAAYGARRAGRAPERAPLALQFADYAIWERRLLEGERDEDSLINEQIVFWRDNLAGIQGETVLPFDRPRPAVSSRRAGTVSLRLDAAAHARLVEAVDSTGAHTFQIVHAALAMLLTGLGAGHDLVIGTTLPRDDDLIDLEPMIGPFARPLALRTDVSGDPDFLEVVTRAQEAIRSARQHLDVPFARIAELLDLPVSLSRHPVFQVGLEVHEEDIGAWDATELPALRTSVEPAGPEAIELDLAFRLTERRDEDDNEDGIEGALHYAADLFDQATAESLARRLVSVLEQVAEDPRRRVSDLDLLLDDAERARPAEAPAKWSGAVPPVAAGLAEDGPLGALVLDDQLRPAVAGGVGDLYLTGPAVDAGPDDRTMACPFGAAGRRMLTTGLLARWSSAGTLIVVGERRRSSGSVKTGTGDFEVLLPLRAGGNRPPLYCVHASGGLSWNYAPLLRSLPPNQPVYGVQARGLARTEPLAAGVEEMAADYVEQIRAVQPSGPYHLLGWSLGGRIAQEMARVLEEQGEEVGLLALLDAYPTDVGRLRRPRGDEADQEAADFDRQQEQQAELAAGVAAEAGARKRLDEVMEHLARVGPLHTSRSFGCDILLFVATVNRPAHLPVADAVASWQPLTTGTIEHHEIEIDHMQMLQPAAMARIGAVVAEKLRPRPDGERTR; from the coding sequence GTGACCATTGACGATACTCGTGCGAAGCCGCGCTCCAGCGTGGAAGACGTCTGGCCCCTCTCGCCGCTGCAGGAGGGAATGCTCTATCACACCGCCCTCGACGACGACGGGCCGGACACCTACACGGTGCAGACCGTGTACGGCATCGACGGCCCGCTGGACGCCGACCGGCTGAGGGCGTCGTGGCAGGCGCTCGTGGACCGGCATGCCGCCCTGCGCGCCTGTTTCCGCTATGTCAGCGGCGCGCAGATGGTGCAGGTCATCGCGCGGGACGCCGAGATCCCCTGGCGCGAGACGGATCTGTCCGGGCTGCCGGACGACGTCCTCGACGGCGAGGTGGACCGGCTGGCGGCGGACGAGCTGGCCGAGCGGCTCCCCATCGAGGCGGCGCCCCTGATGAAGCTGCACCTCATCCGGCTCGGCCCGGCGAGCCACCGGCTCGTGCACACCCTGCACCACGTCCTGCTGGACGGCTGGTCGATGCCGATCCTGCACCGCGAGCTGGCCGCGATCTACGCGGCGGGCGGCGACGCGTCCGGACTGCCTCCCGCCGTGTCCTACCGGGACTACCTCGCCTGGCTGGGCCGGCAGGACAAGGAGGCGGCCCGGGCGGCCTGGCGGGCGGAGTTCGCCGGACTGGACACGCCCACTCTCGTCGCCCCGGCCGATCCGGCCCGCGTGCCGGACATGGGCACCGCGGTGATCGAGCTCTCCGCGGAGCTGACCGACCGGCTGGCGCGGCTGGCGCGCGGCCACGGCCTCACCGTGAACACCGTCGTCCAGGGCGCGTGGGCCATGGTCCTGTCGCAGCTGGCCGGCCGCACCGACGTGGTGTTCGGCGCGACCGCCTCGGGGCGGCCCGCCGAGCTGGCCGGCGTGGAGTCGATGGTCGGGCAGCTGCTCAACACCCTGCCGGTCCGTGTCCGGCTCGAAGGCGGCCGGCGGGTCGTCGAGGTGCTCGCCGAGCTGCAGCGCAGCCAGTCGGCGCTCATGGCCCACCAGCATCTCGGCCTGCAGGAGGTACGGGCCGCCGTCGGACCCGGGGCGGTCTTCGACACGCTCGTCATCTACGAGAACTTCCCCCGCCAGGGACTCGGCCGGGCGGAGGAGAACGGCGGCCTCGCCCTGCGCCCGGTGCGGCGGGGACGCAACTCCTCGCACTACCCGTTCACCCTGATCACCGGGCCCGGCGAGGAGATGCCGCTCATCCTCGACTACGACCGGGGCCTCTTCGACCAGGCGGCCGCGGAATCGGTCGTGGGCGCGCTGGCCCGCGTACTGGAGCGGCTGGTCGCCGAGCCCGGCGTCCTCGTCGGCCGTCTGACGCTGCTGAGCGAGGCCGAGCGCGCCCTGGTGGTGGAGGACTGGAACGCGACGGCGGGACCCGAGCCGGGGAAGTCCGTGATCGAGATGTTCGGGCGGCGGGTGGCCACGGCGCCGGACGCGGTGGCGATCACCGACGCCGGCGGCGCGGACCTGACCTACGCCGAGGTCGACCAGGCGTCGAACCGGCTGGCCCGCTACCTCGCCGGTCGTGGCATCGGCCGTGGCGACCGCGTCGGCGTGGCCATGGACAGGTCGGCTGACCTGCTGATCGCGTTCCTGGCGATCTGGAAGGCGGGCGCCGCCTACGTGCCGGTGGACGTCGAGTACCCGGCCGAGCGGATCGCGTACGTTCTCGCCGACTCGGGGGTCTCGACCGTCCTGTGCACGCGGGCCACCAGCGGAGTGGCGCCGGAGAACGCGATCGTCCTCGACGCGCCGGAGACCCGCGCGGCCGTGGGCGGGTGCGCCGCCACGCCGCCGGAGATCCGGCTGAGCGCCGACGACCTGGCGTACGTGATGTACACCTCGGGCTCCACCGGCCTGCCGAAGGGCGTGGGCGTCCCCCATGGGGCCGTGGCCGGCCTGGCGGGCGACGAGGGATGGCAGGTCGGCCCGGGCGACGGCGTCCTGATGCACGCGACGCACGTGTTCGACCCTTCGCTCTACGCGATGTGGGTGCCGCTCGCCATGGGTGGCCGGGTCGTGCTCACCGAGCCCGGAGTGCTGGACGCGCGCGGCGTGAGACAGGCCGTCGGACGAGGCGTGAGCTTCGTCCATCTCACCGCCGGCACCTTCCGCGCCCTCGCGGAGTCGTCCCCGGAGTGTTTCGCGGGCCTGGTCGAGATCGGGACCGGCGGCGACGTGGTTCCGGCGCAGTCCGTGGAGAACCTGCGGCGGGCCCTGCCCGGCCTGCGGGTGCGCAACACCTACGGACCGACCGAGACCACCCTGTGCGCGACGTGGAAGCCGATCGAGCCCGGTGAGACGGTCGGGCGGGAACTGCCGATCGGCCGTCCCATGACGAACCGCAGAATCTACATCCTCGACCCTTTCCTGCGCCCGGTCGCGCCGGGGGTGACGGGCGAGCTGTACATCGCGGGCACAGGGCTGGCCCGCGGCTATCTCGGCCGGCCGGGCCTGACGGCCGAGCGGTTCGTGGCCGTGCCGGCCTCCGTGGCCCCTTCTTCTCCTGGTGAGCGCATGTACCGCACCGGGGACCTGGCGCGCTGGAACCGCGACGGCGAGGTGGTGTTCGCCGGCCGCACCGACGACCAGGTGAAGATCCGCGGCTACCGGGTGGAGCTGGGCGAGGTGGAGGCCGTACTGGCGGCCCAGCCGGGGGTGGTCGAGGCGGTCGTCATGGCGCGGGAGGACCAGCCGGGGGAGAAGCGCCTGGTCGGCTACTTCATCTCCGACGGGACCGACGCGGGGCCGGCGGAGATCCGGCGGCGAATGTCCCTGGTCCTGCCCGCGTACATGGTTCCGCTGGCACTGGTCGCCCTGCCCGCTCTGCCTGTCACGCCCAACGGCAAGGTGGACCGCCGGGCCCTGCCCGCCCCGGATCTCGTGGGACGTGCGCCGGACAAGGCGCAGGAGAGCGAGACCGAGAAGGTGCTGTGCGCGCTCTTCGCCGAGATCCTCGGCGTCGACCGGGTAGGCGTCGACGACGCCTTTCATGATCTCGGCGGAAGCTCGGCGCTGGCCATGCGGCTCATCGCGCGCATCCGTGAGGAACTCGGCGCGGACCTGCCCATCCGGCAGCTGTTCTCCGCGGCCACCCCCGCGGGCATCGCCCGGGCGCTGGCCGCGAAGTCACGCCCCGCGCTGGAACCCGCCGAACGGCCGGGCCTGGTGCCCGTCACCGCCCGGCAGCTCAGCACCTGGCTGCTGGCGAGCCCCGGGGAGGAGGCCGCCGGCCTGCACGCCTCGGTCGCGCTGCGCCTGCGCGGCCGGTTGGACGTGCCCGCGCTCGAAGCGGCGCTCGGCGACGTCGCGGCGCGGCACGAGATCCTCCGGACGACCTTCCCCGGGCACGCGCAGAGCGTTCACCAGCACATCCACGACGCCCTGCCGGTGGACCTGACCCCGGTCCCGGCCACCGAGGAGGAGCTCCCCAGGTTGCTCGCCGGGCTGCGCGAGTCGGTCTTCGACCTCACCCGGGAGGTGCCGTGGCGGAGCGACCTGTTCGAACTCTCCGGCAAGGAGCACATCCTGCACCTGATGGTGCACCGGATCCTCGCCGACGACGACTCGCTGAACGTGTTCCTCCGGGACCTGGCGGCCGCGTACGGCGCGCGGCGCGCCGGCCGGGCACCGGAGCGTGCGCCCCTGGCCCTGCAGTTCGCCGACTACGCGATCTGGGAGCGGCGCCTGCTCGAAGGGGAGCGCGATGAGGACAGCCTGATCAACGAGCAGATCGTGTTCTGGCGGGACAACCTGGCGGGCATCCAGGGGGAGACGGTGCTGCCGTTCGACCGCCCCCGGCCGGCCGTCTCGTCGCGGCGGGCCGGCACGGTCTCCCTGCGACTGGACGCCGCCGCGCACGCCAGGCTGGTGGAGGCGGTGGACTCGACCGGCGCGCACACGTTCCAGATCGTGCACGCCGCGCTCGCCATGCTGCTGACCGGGCTCGGGGCGGGCCACGACCTGGTGATCGGCACGACGCTGCCGCGAGACGACGACCTCATCGACCTGGAGCCGATGATCGGGCCGTTCGCCCGCCCGCTCGCCTTGCGCACGGACGTCTCGGGCGACCCGGACTTCCTGGAGGTCGTCACCCGGGCGCAGGAGGCGATCCGGTCCGCGCGCCAGCACCTGGACGTGCCCTTCGCCAGGATCGCCGAACTGCTCGACCTGCCGGTCTCGCTCTCTCGCCATCCGGTGTTCCAGGTGGGATTGGAGGTGCACGAGGAGGACATCGGCGCGTGGGACGCGACGGAGCTGCCCGCCCTGCGCACCAGCGTCGAACCTGCCGGGCCGGAGGCCATCGAGCTGGACCTCGCCTTCAGGCTCACCGAGCGCCGCGACGAGGACGACAACGAGGACGGCATCGAGGGCGCCCTCCACTACGCCGCCGACCTCTTCGACCAGGCCACGGCCGAGTCGCTGGCACGGCGGCTGGTCAGCGTCCTGGAGCAGGTGGCGGAGGATCCCCGGCGGCGCGTCAGCGACCTGGACCTCCTCCTGGACGACGCCGAACGCGCACGTCCGGCCGAGGCGCCGGCGAAGTGGTCCGGGGCCGTGCCCCCGGTGGCCGCCGGCCTGGCCGAGGACGGTCCGCTCGGCGCGCTCGTGCTCGACGACCAGTTGCGCCCCGCCGTCGCCGGCGGCGTCGGAGACCTCTACCTCACTGGTCCTGCGGTGGACGCGGGTCCGGACGACCGGACGATGGCCTGCCCCTTCGGGGCCGCGGGGCGGCGCATGCTGACCACGGGCCTGCTCGCCCGCTGGTCGTCCGCGGGCACTCTGATCGTCGTCGGCGAGCGGCGGCGATCAAGCGGCTCGGTGAAGACCGGCACGGGCGACTTCGAGGTGCTGCTGCCGCTGCGAGCGGGCGGCAACCGTCCGCCGCTGTACTGCGTCCACGCGAGCGGAGGGCTGAGCTGGAACTACGCGCCCCTGCTGCGGAGCCTGCCCCCGAATCAGCCGGTCTACGGGGTGCAGGCGCGCGGCCTGGCCCGTACGGAGCCGCTGGCGGCCGGCGTCGAGGAGATGGCGGCCGACTACGTCGAGCAGATCCGCGCCGTGCAGCCGTCCGGGCCGTACCACCTCCTCGGGTGGTCGCTGGGCGGGCGGATCGCGCAGGAGATGGCCAGGGTGCTGGAGGAGCAGGGGGAGGAGGTCGGCCTGCTCGCCCTGCTCGACGCCTATCCCACCGACGTGGGGAGGCTCCGGCGCCCCCGGGGCGACGAGGCCGACCAGGAGGCCGCCGACTTCGACAGGCAGCAGGAGCAGCAGGCGGAGCTGGCCGCCGGGGTGGCCGCGGAGGCCGGCGCCCGCAAGCGCCTGGACGAGGTCATGGAGCACCTCGCCCGGGTCGGGCCGTTGCACACCTCCCGGAGCTTCGGCTGCGACATCCTGCTCTTCGTCGCCACGGTGAACCGTCCCGCCCATCTGCCCGTGGCGGACGCCGTCGCGAGCTGGCAACCCCTCACCACCGGAACCATAGAGCACCACGAGATCGAGATCGACCACATGCAGATGCTGCAGCCCGCGGCGATGGCCCGGATCGGGGCCGTCGTCGCCGAGAAGCTCCGGCCCCGGCCGGACGGTGAAAGGACACGATGA
- a CDS encoding MbtH family protein, with translation MTNPFDNEDGSFLVLVNDEGQHSLWPAFAEVPLGWTRVHGEATRQECLAYVEENWTDIRPKSLIAEAGA, from the coding sequence ATGACCAACCCGTTCGACAACGAAGACGGTTCCTTCCTCGTGCTCGTCAACGACGAAGGGCAGCACTCGCTCTGGCCCGCGTTCGCGGAGGTGCCGCTCGGCTGGACCCGCGTCCACGGCGAGGCCACCCGCCAGGAATGCCTCGCCTACGTCGAGGAGAACTGGACGGACATCCGGCCGAAGAGCCTCATCGCGGAGGCGGGCGCCTGA
- a CDS encoding cytochrome P450 has translation MDVFEELNVVLPGELHWRDRFDPVPRLRAFMAEGPMTRLGAEETPGGRTAWLATGFDEVRQVLGSDKFSSRLLYGGTAAGITFPGFITQYDPPEHTRLRRVVSPAFTVRRMERFRPQVDQVVEDSLDAIESIGGPLDFVPHFGWSIATTATCDFLGIPRDDQVELSRSLHATRSRRAASRRGAAGNKFMTYMGQTVARRRRDPGDDMLSVVVREHGDEITDAELTGLAAFVMGAGGDQVARFLAAGAWLMVEAPEQFALLREKPDVAPDWLEEMLRYLTPDEKLTPRIALEDVRIGDHAIKAGDTVTCSLLGANRRDFPGPDDRFDITRERTPHVAFGHGIHHCLGRPLAELVFRSAIPALAHRFPALRPAEPEQEIKLGPPPFDVKALLLDW, from the coding sequence GTGGACGTGTTCGAGGAGCTCAACGTCGTCCTGCCCGGGGAGCTGCACTGGAGGGACCGATTCGATCCGGTGCCACGGCTCCGGGCCTTCATGGCCGAGGGCCCGATGACCAGGCTGGGCGCCGAGGAGACCCCCGGAGGACGGACCGCGTGGCTCGCCACCGGGTTCGACGAGGTCCGGCAGGTTCTGGGCTCGGACAAGTTCAGCTCCAGGCTGCTCTACGGCGGGACCGCGGCCGGAATCACCTTTCCCGGCTTCATCACCCAGTACGACCCGCCGGAGCACACGCGGCTGCGCCGGGTGGTGTCGCCCGCGTTCACCGTCCGGCGGATGGAGAGGTTCCGGCCGCAGGTCGATCAGGTCGTCGAGGACAGCCTGGACGCCATCGAGTCCATCGGTGGCCCGCTGGACTTCGTCCCGCACTTCGGGTGGTCCATCGCGACGACGGCGACCTGCGACTTCCTCGGCATTCCCCGTGACGATCAGGTGGAGCTGTCACGCAGCCTGCACGCCACCCGGTCTCGACGGGCGGCGAGCAGGCGCGGAGCCGCAGGGAACAAGTTCATGACGTACATGGGCCAGACCGTGGCGCGCAGGCGCCGCGATCCCGGTGACGACATGCTCAGTGTCGTGGTGCGCGAACACGGGGACGAGATCACCGACGCGGAGCTGACGGGGCTGGCCGCGTTCGTCATGGGCGCGGGCGGCGATCAGGTGGCTCGTTTCCTCGCGGCGGGCGCGTGGCTCATGGTCGAGGCCCCCGAGCAGTTCGCGCTGCTCCGGGAGAAGCCGGACGTCGCCCCCGACTGGCTGGAGGAGATGCTCCGGTATCTCACCCCCGACGAGAAGCTCACCCCGCGGATCGCGCTGGAGGACGTGCGCATCGGTGATCACGCCATCAAGGCCGGCGACACCGTCACGTGCTCCTTGCTGGGAGCGAACCGGCGGGACTTCCCCGGCCCGGACGACCGGTTCGACATCACCCGTGAGAGAACGCCGCATGTCGCGTTCGGGCACGGCATCCACCATTGTCTCGGCAGACCCCTGGCCGAGCTCGTGTTCCGGTCGGCGATCCCGGCTCTGGCACACCGCTTCCCCGCGCTCCGGCCGGCCGAGCCCGAGCAGGAGATCAAGCTGGGGCCGCCGCCGTTCGACGTGAAAGCTCTGCTGCTCGACTGGTAA